A genomic stretch from Aedes albopictus strain Foshan chromosome 2, AalbF5, whole genome shotgun sequence includes:
- the LOC134286177 gene encoding uncharacterized protein LOC134286177 gives MDREDYDARVYDMIGTGPYEEVKFKNGKPKDPLNKMIEEVNCARQKVAHLMGEERLDRKLHVPNPAVASLYCLPKIHKNPIGMKPISSNILELVKKLEGFKLGRGEILVSFDVTALFPSVPVNEALQSLRRHLERSRAPPNHIEAYLSVAQVCMNQNFFTFRGKVYRQTFGLSMGSKLSPLLADLFMSDFENEAQKKKLFPRIWWRYVDDVFAPVKERYLDQTLSMLNSQHNTIKFTVEKEVEGRLPFLDLLISRNEDSTLKFGIYRKPTSTDRYITSDSNHFGAQKQAAFHSMAHRLFNVPMAKEEFEEEKDRIYSAAEVNGYDKPFVDKIIRKHKRKTQRNSITTLQPDTKEVKRVSLPFYPKIMNPIKTTLHRQGLHVVHKSENTLRDLLCNLKDKVPPDEQSGIYQIPCKDCPAVNIGQTRRKVKVRIREHKNAMVSKKSNESSVAAHTVETDHEIDWGSAKIIKTLHVGLQAHAAATISSVDIVPACGKHMGFEIAQIYARR, from the exons ATGGATCGAGAGGACTATGATGCGCGTGTGTATGACATGATTGGTACCGGCCCGTACGAAGAAGTAAAATTCAAAAACGGTAAGCCGAAAGACCCGCTGAACAAAATGATTGAGGAAGTGAACTGTGCTCGGCAGAAAGTGGCCCATCTAATGGGTGAAGAGAGGCTAGATAGGAAGTTACACGTCCCGAATCCCGCGGTGGCATCTTTGTATTGCTTACCGAAGATCCACAAAAATCCTATTGGAATGAAGCCAATTTCTTCCAACATAC tggaattggtgaagaaattaGAAGGGTTTAAGTTGGGACGAGGAGAAATTTTGGTCTCGTTCGATGTCACGGCACTGTTCCCGAGCGTACCAGTCAACGAAGCCCTTCAAAGCCTGCGTCGTCACTTGGAACGCAGCCGAGCTCCACCAAATCATATCGAAGCGTATCTCTCCGTAGCCCAGGTGTGTATGAACCAGAATTTTTTCACGTTCAGGGGGAAGGTTTACAGGCAAACCTTTGGGCTCAGTATGGGTAGCAAGCTGTCCCCATTGCTAGCGGACCTCTTCATGAGCGATTTTGAGAACGAAGCTCAAAAGAAGAAGTTGTTTCCCAGGATCTGGTGGCGCTACGTTGATGATGTTTTTGCTCCGGTTAAGGAACGATACCTGGATCAAACGTTGAGCATGTTAAACTCCCAACACAATACGATAAAATTTACTGTAGAGAAGGAAGTAGAAGGGAGACTCCCCTTTCTCGATCTGTTGATCAGTAGAAATGAAGACAGCACGTTGAAATTCGGGATCTACCGCAAGCCTACCTCCACCGACAGATACATCACTTCGGATTCCAATCACTTCGGTGCCCAGAAGCAAGCCGCTTTCCACTCTATGGCACACCGGTTGTTCAACGTACCCATGGCGAAGGAAGAGTTTGAAGAAGAGAAAGACCGTATTTATTCAGCAGCCGAAGTGAATGGGTACGACAAGCCTTTTGTGGATAAAATCATCCGAAAACATAAGCGAAAAACACAGCGCAACAGTATAACTACCCTACAGCCGGACACCAAAGAAGTAAAAAGAGTCAGCCTGCCATTCTACCCGAAAATAATGAACCCCATAAAAACCACACTTCATCGACAAGGGTTACACGTTGTTCACAAAAGTGAGAACACTCTGCGTGACCTGCTTTGCAACCTCAAAGACAAGGTTCCACCTGACGAGCAGTCTGGCATATACCAGATTCCCTGCAAAGACTGTCCGGCGGTTAACATTGGACAAACCCGCCGAAAAGTCAAAGTCCGCATAAGGGAACATAAGAACGCCATGGTGTCTAAGAAGAGCAACGAATCGAGCGTGGCGGCTCATACGGTGGAAACCGACCACGAAATAGATTGGGGAAGTGCGAAGATTATTAAAACT TTACATGTAGGTCTGCAGGCACACGCCGCCGCCACAATCTCCTCAGTAGACATAGTTCCGGCTTGTGGCAAGCATATGGGATTTGAGATTGCGCAGATTTATGCACGTCGGTGA